The genomic segment GGAATCGGCGCTTGTGTCGTTCGTTTCAGAGACTCTTGTCTCGATTGCTGGGAAAGTTATAGCCCTTACCCCTTCAACTGTCAATAATCGCTGTTTGAAATTTTAATGTTTTTTTTTGAAGGGCGTTTTATAAGGACTTTCCCGCTTTTTTATAGACGCTCGACGTGCCCATCCAGATAGACGGCGTTCCCTTTGCCTTGGTGAAATGTTCCTACTTCATTGGTGCCGCACTGTGGATCGGTGTCTTGTCCGGCATTCGGAAGAAGCCCTTTATCATCGCAATAAAGCATAGTCGACACGGCTGTTAGATTTAAAATGTTGGCCCCACTGACGTTCATATTCGTCACCATCCCATAACTGCGCCTGGGCGAGTTCTGACCGCAAACGCTCTTCATGGCAAATGTAGGACACAGATATACAGCGTCACCTTTGACATATGTCCAGAGCGCTCCATTTGTTATCGACTTATATCCGTCCGCATCATACCAAGCGTTATTCCCGGCTGCGGTAGCGCCCGGCAATTGGTTATACCAAGCCACCCAGCCTGGAATATGCTTTTTTGTACCATCACTTTGATCCTCCATCCAACTGGCTGAATACGGAAGATGGCCAGTTTGGCTAGCCATATTTAAGGATGCTATCTGAAGTTGGCGTAGGTTGGACGCGCATCTTACACCACGCCCGTACTCCCTCATTTTACTTAACGCTGGATAAAGTATGGCCGCCAGTACAAGAATAATCGCAATA from the bacterium genome contains:
- a CDS encoding prepilin-type N-terminal cleavage/methylation domain-containing protein, yielding MMKKRRFKGFTLIEMLVVIAIILVLAAILYPALSKMREYGRGVRCASNLRQLQIASLNMASQTGHLPYSASWMEDQSDGTKKHIPGWVAWYNQLPGATAAGNNAWYDADGYKSITNGALWTYVKGDAVYLCPTFAMKSVCGQNSPRRSYGMVTNMNVSGANILNLTAVSTMLYCDDKGLLPNAGQDTDPQCGTNEVGTFHQGKGNAVYLDGHVERL